The genome window TTGCCAATCGCCCAGAAAGGCCTCGCAACCCAGAGCGGATGTGGTCGTCACGACGGTGACCAAGGACTATCGGCCGAGCCGCTCCGGCCAACACGACGTGCATTCGGTGCCGCACCAGCCCTTCGAGAAGCAAGAAGGCCTTACAGGGGCCAAACCACATTGGGGTATCCGGGCGCACGCCCACCGTACAAGCTTCGACCCTCCGCTAGCGGACCACATTTGATGGAGATTGATCGCGATGTCCAGACGCCAAGATCGAGTGAAGTATCGACCCGTGGAAAGGGACCAGCTCCTGACCGCCCGCCAGGTCGCTAGCTATTGCCAGATTTCTTTGTGTACCGTGTACAGACCTGAAATCAGATCTCTAGGTGTTCATCTCGGTCGTCGATCGCTTCGCTGGTCGCTCCGCGCGCTTCGGGCCTACTTGCGGCCAGTCGCGGCCGGCGGGCCGGGGCCAGTAGACCGCCGCGGCTGCAACCAGCACAGACGTCCACGCACATCGGGCCGCAACGGCCCCCTCGAAATCACCCGGCCATCACTGCCTGCCGCGATGGCAACTCAGGCCGCTCTTGCCCTGGGCGAGCCTACGGGGCCCCGCATAGAGCCTCATACGGTGTGCGCGCCCTCTAGGAGGCTCAAGAAGCGAAAGGGAGATCGCGCCATGATGCGTGACAAGCGGGACCTGGTCCCCGGAAAGGGCCGCTAGCTAAATCTTCGGGCGGGCGCGCGCGCGTTTTTTACTGCGTGTAAGAATTGCCTAGAGCCGAACCATGGTTAGCCAATCTAGGGTGGGAGACCGTGCCGGTACCTCAACAATCGCAGCGCATTGGCAATCACCAGCAACGTACTCCCCTCGCGGCCGACGACATCGAGACCGATTCCAATGAGCCCGGTACCGGTCGAAAGCATCCACAACTCGAGCGTCGCGATGTCGCGGCCCTGCGAAGCCAGCAACCCCTCTGGCGTTCACACGGAATTGGTTTCCCGAATTTGGTTGCGGAAGATTGATTTCAACGCGAAAATACTGAGCGGGGATCGCTTCGTTGGTCGTGAAGCTTCTCTAGGAGGTTTCAAACCCTTGAGTAGGGTTAATCCGCCGAATCGAAGGCCATGGACGACGGAGCAAGCGAAATGCAGCCAACCTGGACGTGGACTGAGACGATCCTGGCCGTGATGGCGGAGCGTCCAGCACACTACTGGACCCTCACCGAATTGTGCGACGAAATCGCCCCGCTCCCCATTGTTGTACGGTTCCACAGGGAGCACTGGGGCGCTCGACCGGACTACCGTCATCGAGTGCGAACCTATCTCCTGCGACTGAAAGCTCGAGGTCGGATCGAGAGGGTGGCTCGGGCGACGTACGTTCTGGCGGCGAGGCCTGCCTCATCAGCAATCGTTGAGCCGTCCGGAACAGGCTGACGCATACCTGCTGCGGCCTGCCCCGACCGGCTTTCAGGCCGTCAACTCAGGCCATGGCTCCGCAGGCCTGCGCACATGCTCGGCATACTTCCGCGCACCGTTGCATGGTTGCATCATCGCCGAATGCTTCACACGAGTCGGCGCACTTGTTACAACGCTCGGCGCACTCACGGCAGACGGCTTCGACTGACGGCGACATCTCCTGCATTGCCGTCGTGCACTTCGCGCAGCTCTCGACACAATCCTTCAACGATTGGATGTGATCTGCCTCGGCGTGAGCACCGCCTTTGTCCAGGCAATATTTGAGAGTGCTTTCGCAGGTATCGTGGCACAGCTGACACGCTTCGATGCATTCCTGCATCGTTCCGTGATCCTGATGGGTCGTCATACTTCATCTCCACAGCAGGGGCAGTGAGGGAGCCGGTACGCCTGCCGCCCCTGCCTTGATTCAAGGCTGGCGCACCGGTAGAGCAGTCAGTGTCAGGGGGTTGCCTTGCTCGTGAACTCGGCGATCTCACGCGTCTGGTCGCGCTTCATCTGCTCCGCCATCGCCTTGAGGTCAGGTCGCGTCGCCTTTGGCAGGTACGCATCGATCAGCGTGAGTGCTTCGCGATGGTGCTGAATGACGAGGCGATAAAAGGTTGAGGCGTACGCGCTCCCGGACTTCGTGAGCAGCGTGTCGAGCATCGCGCCGTGAGCCCGGACCACCTTGGGTTCATAGGGATCCTTGTAATCCTTGTCGAGCATGGTGACCATCTTCTTGAGCTCCTCATCTTGCTGGGCATCCATTTTACCCGCGTCATTGCGGGACGCGGCGGTCCCCCGCCCTTCCTCCATCGTCTCGTGAGCCATCGCAATGAGGCCCTTGTGATGGTCGCTCATCATCCGAAGGAAATCGTGATTGGCGTCGCCAGTCATCGCCATTCCTTCCATCGCTCCGCCCGTCATGGCGGAGGCTGGAGCGACGGTGCCGGGGGCTGCCCCGGTCGCCGTGCTATCGACCGCTTTGCGTTCGACTTTGCTGCCACAGGCAGCGATCAACAGGAGGAGGGTAAGCTGGGCATTACGTCGCACAGCGGTATTTCGGGAAGCTCGCGAGGTGATGCGATTCATTGGTCGTCGTCCGTTGGGTGGGAGCGCGCTGGCAGGGGAGGAACTGCCGTCATGGACCGCCCGCGGCGAGCGGAGTCGGCAGGGAGACGAGGACGGCCGTGACGAAAAGCACAAGGATGGCGATGAGCGCCTCCACACTGGCTGATCGAACCACCCGGGCTGCTCCGACTCGGTCTCCGAGCGCGGGAAGGACGCGTCGCCAGTTGTAGGCACCCGTAGCGACGACCAACGAGAGAATCGTCAGCTTGAGTAACAGCACGCGCCCGAAGGCCGTCGTCAAGAGTTCCGAAAGGTGTCCGATATGAATCCACGCCGAGGCGACCCCGGTAAGCCCCGCAAGTGCAGCACAGGTAAGCGCGACCGGAGAGTACGCGGTGACCAGTTCAGCTGCCAAAGTGCCATGATCCTCTGTCGACCCCACTGCCGCTGTTATGGAGACGATCAGCATCACAGCAAGGGTTCCCAACCATCCGGCAGCGCCGAGGATATGCAGACCATCGGAGAGGACAGCAAGCGGGACCAGTCGTTCGGCAGCAATGGCGTGTCCCGAGAATGCGGGAGTGAAGGCGAGGAATAACGTCACGACGCGCACCGGCATCCAATGCGACGTCGCGCGGGCCCGACGGAACAAGACTACGGCAGCGAGTGTGAGCGCCAGCTGCGCCAACCAGCTCCACCCCCACATCGTGTGCGCGATCATCCCGCCAACTATCTCGGCCTGGAACGCCTGTCCCGGCGCGTGCATTGCCACCGACTGGGCGACCAGCCGAAGAGGTAGCGTCACGAGGAGCAGAAGAGCGGCGATCTGCCCGACGGCGGCGCTCAACACCGTCAACTCCCCGCGGGGTGGCATCCCGAGGGCTGTCCAGCGCCGCGCAACGCGCCCGAGGACGGCCGCTTGAAAGACCGCGGCACCAACGATGCCAACGAGGGCCAGGTACATCAACCATCGCACTCCGACGAAAAGCGGATCCGAGGCGTCAAACGCCGGCCAAACCGATTCAGCCAGATGGTGACCCTCGTGCGCCACTGCTTCGGCCGCAGGCACAACTACGGCAGCGGCCTCCCCGCCCGCCCGCACGCGCCTGCCCACCACGAAGCGGTATTCACCCCTGACAACGTGGGCGTCATCACCTGCCACCTGCCAGCGCACGAGATACTCACCAGTCCCGAGAGCACGCGGGAGCGTAGCCACGATGGTGCCGAGCGAGTCCGGGACTACGACGAGCGGACCCAATGCCGCCATGGTGCCATCGGGAGCTACCAGCTCGAGGCGGGAGAAGCGCAGCTCGATTGCTTCGCTGAAGGTGAGCCGCAGTTGCAGTGGTGAAGCGACTAAGGAGTCGGCAGCCGCAGGTGTCGACCGACGGAGGAAGGGGTGGGCGCGCGCGATCGATGGCTGGGTCAGCAGCAGCAGTGCCGCGCCCAACGTGGCGAGGGGAAAAACTCGAGCTGCATTCCCTTTCACGGGTGCTTCATCCCCGGCATTGGTGGTATCGGTTTCGTGACGGTCGTGTCGGGTCGCACGCGAGGTTTCGGTACCGCACTCTGTCGGGGTGTCACCGAAGGTGGAGTGGTTGGCGCGGGGAGTGCGGCCCTCAGCCGCCGCAGCATCGCATCGGACTGCAGCCGGCGACTGATGACGGGATCGCGCAACATCGCCTCGAGCAGCTGTCGTCGCGCGGCATCAACATTCGGCATCGTCATCCCCGGCATGGATGGCGCAGCCGGGGTAGAGTCGCGGCTTACCGGACGAATCTGCGGAGGTGGCGGGGTTGCCATCCCAGGCATCCCCCGCATCGAGGAGTCCCTAGATGACGCGGCACCGTGCTGCATCCCGGCCATCCCTTCCACCGGCTCGCTCGACGAGGGACGCAAGAGCAGCCCCGTCGCGGGACCGCCCATCGCCCCGACTCCCCCCATCATCGACCCCATTTCATGCCACTCCTTCATGGTCATCACGTTGCGTGTGGTATCACGGAACTCTGCCAGCGCCTCGTAGATCACCTTCCGCTTGTCTGCGCGAGGGACCACATCCGCCGCGAGGATGTCGGAGATGATGTCGTGCATCATGTGCAGGTTGTCGAAAATCACTGCGGCGCGCGGATGCGCCGCACTGAATCGCGGCGCGATCGCAGAAGCCATCGGCATCGTCTTGGGCAAGTTGACGGGTGCGTCCTTGAGCATCGACCAGAATCGTGCCAGCGTCGCCTGCACCCCGGCTTTTCGTTCTGCACGCGTCGCACCGATGATCAGCGGTTCGTACAGCCCCACCTGCAGCCAGTGGTACGACCAGATGAGACCATTGAACTTTGGGTACCCTTTGCGAAAGACCTGGCTGTAATACTGCTCGTCCATCAACGCCATCGACTTCGGCACCGGGCGGAAAGCGTAATCCGACCGCGTCAGGTAATAGTCGGTGAGCCGTTCGATCAAGACATCTCGCTCCGCAGGCGAGAGTCGCTCATCGGAATACGCGTCATAGATCTGCCGGTGGAGCAGGTGCGCCCAGTCGAACATCTGCTTCGCCTGCCAGACCAGCTTGGAGTATGTTGGTTCCACAGCCTCCTCGACGATGGCGAATCGCGGCGGACGAATGAGGAGATCTTTGGTGAGGAAGTCGAATTGCCGACCCTCCAGTTCCGAATGCAGGTTGCCCGGCTTGGTGAGCAGCTTCTCGTAGAGCACCGCATGCCCATAGTCGAACGCATTGAAGAGCCGGGCCGCCTCGGGATACGTGCTCAGGAATTGCCAATTGAACGAACCGGGAAAGTAGAACTGTTCATTGCGCTGATCCTGTGCGCCAACCGTGATGGCCAGGAGGGCCACCCCGATGGTCCCGCACGCAGTGCGCCTGATTGCGCGATGAATCTTCGTGGGCACGACATCCACCTCCTGTAATGTCTCAGCGGCCCCGAGGCATCAGCCCCGGAATTGCGAAGGCGTGCGACAACCCGACAGTGAGGGCGACGTC of Gemmatimonadota bacterium contains these proteins:
- a CDS encoding DUF305 domain-containing protein, whose protein sequence is MRRNAQLTLLLLIAACGSKVERKAVDSTATGAAPGTVAPASAMTGGAMEGMAMTGDANHDFLRMMSDHHKGLIAMAHETMEEGRGTAASRNDAGKMDAQQDEELKKMVTMLDKDYKDPYEPKVVRAHGAMLDTLLTKSGSAYASTFYRLVIQHHREALTLIDAYLPKATRPDLKAMAEQMKRDQTREIAEFTSKATP
- a CDS encoding copper resistance protein CopC, producing the protein MGAALLLLTQPSIARAHPFLRRSTPAAADSLVASPLQLRLTFSEAIELRFSRLELVAPDGTMAALGPLVVVPDSLGTIVATLPRALGTGEYLVRWQVAGDDAHVVRGEYRFVVGRRVRAGGEAAAVVVPAAEAVAHEGHHLAESVWPAFDASDPLFVGVRWLMYLALVGIVGAAVFQAAVLGRVARRWTALGMPPRGELTVLSAAVGQIAALLLLVTLPLRLVAQSVAMHAPGQAFQAEIVGGMIAHTMWGWSWLAQLALTLAAVVLFRRARATSHWMPVRVVTLFLAFTPAFSGHAIAAERLVPLAVLSDGLHILGAAGWLGTLAVMLIVSITAAVGSTEDHGTLAAELVTAYSPVALTCAALAGLTGVASAWIHIGHLSELLTTAFGRVLLLKLTILSLVVATGAYNWRRVLPALGDRVGAARVVRSASVEALIAILVLFVTAVLVSLPTPLAAGGP